The Rhododendron vialii isolate Sample 1 chromosome 8a, ASM3025357v1 genome has a window encoding:
- the LOC131336110 gene encoding protein LYK2-like — MWEIWVYVVGGGLLFGACIAVAAAYLLIQGKKKDQVSGKMADLELQQLGLSIRTTSDKKVSLDHCSLDGSLQGQATNSAATPRKMPFENYTMDELKKATDDFSSCNLIEGSVFHGRLNGKNLVIKRTKTETLSKIEFGLLRDATHRHHPNIVKVIGTCSADGPDSFLVFEYAKNGSLKDWLHGGKAMKSHHIASCYVFLNWNQRLRICLDVATALHYMHQIMIPSYIHGNIKSRNIFLDDEFNAKVGNFGLKRCGHDTEDQKTWSKGYLAPEYVHHGEISPSMDIFAYGVVLLEVLSGEKPITCGNKKGEEGIWLSEKIKFILESEDAEELREWMDKALGEDYSFDGAVKLAYIARACVEEEPTLRPAAGEIVEVVARLVAQLPYGEEFSVCESSSQPLVLG, encoded by the coding sequence ATGTGGGAAATTTGGGTTTATGTTGTTGGTGGTGGGTTGTTGTTTGGAGCTTGCATCGCGGTTGCAGCGGCCTACTTGTTGATCCAAGGGAAGAAGAAGGACCAGGTTTCAGGTAAAATGGCGGATTTGGAGCTGCAGCAGCTCGGCCTCAGCATCCGAACCACGAGCGACAAAAAGGTCTCGCTCGACCACTGTTCCCTCGACGGTAGCCTCCAAGGTCAGGCCACAAACAGTGCCGCAACGCCGCGCAAGATGCCGTTCGAGAACTACACGATGGACGAGCTGAAGAAGGCGACGGACGACTTCAGCTCGTGCAATCTGATCGAGGGGTCCGTCTTCCACGGCCGCCTCAACGGGAAGAACCTGGTGATCAAGCGCACGAAGACCGAGACCCTCTCGAAGATCGAGTTCGGGCTCTTACGCGACGCCACCCATCGCCACCACCCCAACATCGTTAAGGTGATCGGGACGTGTTCGGCAGACGGCCCCGATTCGTTCCTGGTCTTCGAGTACGCCAAGAACGGGTCCTTGAAAGACTGGCTCCACGGTGGGAAGGCGATGAAGAGCCACCACATCGCCTCCTGCTACGTCTTCCTGAACTGGAACCAGCGTCTGCGGATATGCCTCGACGTAGCCACGGCGTTGCACTACATGCACCAGATAATGATCCCGAGTTAcatccatggaaacataaagAGCCGGAACATATTTCTGGACGACGAATTCAACGCGAAGGTGGGGAATTTCGGCCTGAAGAGGTGCGGTCACGATACCGAGGATCAAAAGACTTGGAGCAAAGGGTACTTGGCGCCGGAGTACGTCCACCACGGCGAGATATCGCCGAGCATGGACATCTTCGCTTACGGCGTGGTTTTGCTCGAGGTGTTGTCGGGGGAGAAACCCATTACTTGCGGGAACAAGAAGGGAGAAGAGGGTATTTGGCTGTCCGAAAAAATCAAGTTCATTTTGGAGTCAGAGGACGCGGAGGAGCTGAGGGAATGGATGGACAAGGCGTTGGGCGAGGACTACTCGTTCGATGGGGCTGTCAAGTTGGCTTACATCGCCCGGGCATGCGTCGAGGAGGAGCCGACGTTAAGACCGGCCGCCGGAGAGATCGTGGAGGTGGTGGCAAGATTGGTGGCGCAGTTGCCGTATGGAGAGGAATTCTCAGTTTGTGAAAGCTCTTCCCAGCCTCTGGTCCTTGGTTAA